The following are encoded together in the Lathyrus oleraceus cultivar Zhongwan6 chromosome 3, CAAS_Psat_ZW6_1.0, whole genome shotgun sequence genome:
- the LOC127125459 gene encoding RNA-binding protein BRN1 isoform X1: protein MAETKEESKSNEESVKLFVGQVPKHMTEDELLTMFKEFALVEEVNIIKDKATRASRGCCFVICPSRDEADKAVNACHNKKTLPGASSPLQVKYADGELERLEHKLFIGMLPKNVSEVEVSELFSKYGTIKDLQLLRGSQQTSKVGCAFLKYETKEQALAALEAINGKHKMEGSSVPLVVKWADTEKERQARRAQKAQSQASNVAHADSQHPSLFGAMPMGYVPPYNGYGYQAPASYGLMPYRMPPMQNQAGYHNMMPHMNQGNALRPDLGPNMNPRNYHVPPASYVGSYPAVPGLQPPMPYPAGMISPRPMNSPPGSVSPSGGNGNSATSSGSSKNSGGGQIEGPPGANLFIYHIPQEFGDQELANAFQPFGRVLSAKVFVDKATGVSKCFGFVSYDSPDHAQSAISMMNGCQLGGKKLKVQHKRDNKPGKPY, encoded by the exons ATGGCGGAAACGAAGGAAGAGAGTAAATCTAACGAAGAGAGTGTGAAACTTTTCGTAGGTCAAGTACCGAAGCACATGACGGAAGATGAGTTACTTACAATGTTCAAAGAGTTTGCTTTGGTTGAAGAAGTCAACATCATCAAAGACAAAGCCACTCGCGCTTCTCGAg GTTGTTGCTTTGTGATTTGTCCTTCTAGAGATGAAGCTGATAAGGCCGTTAATGCGTGTCACAATAAGAAAACTTTACCTGGG GCATCTAGTCCTTTGCAAGTGAAGTATGCTGACGGCGAGCTGGAAAGATTAG AACACAAACTTTTCATTGGCATGCTTCCAAAGAATGTTTCTGAAGTTGAAGTATCCGAACTTTTTTCCAAGTACGGAACTATAAAGGATTTACAGCTTTTAAGAGGTTCTCAACAGACAAGTAAAG TAGGTTGTGCATTTTTGAAATATGAAACTAAAGAACAAGCTCTGGCTGCTTTGGAGGCAATCAATGGAAAACACAAAATGGAG GGTTCAAGTGTTCCTTTAGTTGTCAAATGGGCTGATACTGAAAAGGAAAGACAAGCCCGAAGAGCTCAGAAAGCACAATCTCAAGCTTCTAATGTGGCACATGCTGACTCTCAGCATCCTTCCTTGTTTGGAGCCATGCCTATGGGCTACGTTCCCCCATATAATGGCTATGGTTATCAG GCTCCAGCAAGTTATGGGCTCATGCCGTACCGCATGCCGCCAATGCAGAATCAAGCTGGTTACCATAATATGATGCCTCACATGAATCAAGGAAATGCTTTGCGGCCTGATCTTGGCCCCAACATGAATCCTAGAAACTATCATGTGCCTCCTGCAAGTTATGTTGGTTCTTATCCTGCTGTGCCAGGTCTACAACCTCCAATGCCCTATCCTGCAGGTATGATTAGTCCAAGGCCTATGAATAGTCCTCCCGGTTCTGTTTCGCCTTCCGGTGGAAACGGTAACTCAGCTACATCTTCAGGGTCCAGCAAAAATTCAGGCGGTGGTCAGATTGAAG GACCACCTGGCGCAAATCTATTTATCTACCACATACCTCAAGAATTTGGAGATCAAGAGCTTGCTAATGCTTTTCAACCTTTTGGTAGAGTTTTAAGCGCTAAAGTTTTTGTTGACAAAGCAACCGGTGTCAGCAAATGTTTTG GGTTTGTAAGTTATGATTCCCCAGATCATGCTCAATCTGCAATTAGTATGATGAATGGATGCCAATTAGGAGGTAAGAAATTAAAGGTTCAGCATAAGAGGGACAACAAACCCGGTAAACCTtattga
- the LOC127125459 gene encoding RNA-binding protein BRN1 isoform X2, with translation MAETKEESKSNEESVKLFVGQVPKHMTEDELLTMFKEFALVEEVNIIKDKATRASRGCCFVICPSRDEADKAVNACHNKKTLPGASSPLQVKYADGELERLEHKLFIGMLPKNVSEVEVSELFSKYGTIKDLQLLRGSQQTSKGCAFLKYETKEQALAALEAINGKHKMEGSSVPLVVKWADTEKERQARRAQKAQSQASNVAHADSQHPSLFGAMPMGYVPPYNGYGYQAPASYGLMPYRMPPMQNQAGYHNMMPHMNQGNALRPDLGPNMNPRNYHVPPASYVGSYPAVPGLQPPMPYPAGMISPRPMNSPPGSVSPSGGNGNSATSSGSSKNSGGGQIEGPPGANLFIYHIPQEFGDQELANAFQPFGRVLSAKVFVDKATGVSKCFGFVSYDSPDHAQSAISMMNGCQLGGKKLKVQHKRDNKPGKPY, from the exons ATGGCGGAAACGAAGGAAGAGAGTAAATCTAACGAAGAGAGTGTGAAACTTTTCGTAGGTCAAGTACCGAAGCACATGACGGAAGATGAGTTACTTACAATGTTCAAAGAGTTTGCTTTGGTTGAAGAAGTCAACATCATCAAAGACAAAGCCACTCGCGCTTCTCGAg GTTGTTGCTTTGTGATTTGTCCTTCTAGAGATGAAGCTGATAAGGCCGTTAATGCGTGTCACAATAAGAAAACTTTACCTGGG GCATCTAGTCCTTTGCAAGTGAAGTATGCTGACGGCGAGCTGGAAAGATTAG AACACAAACTTTTCATTGGCATGCTTCCAAAGAATGTTTCTGAAGTTGAAGTATCCGAACTTTTTTCCAAGTACGGAACTATAAAGGATTTACAGCTTTTAAGAGGTTCTCAACAGACAAGTAAAG GTTGTGCATTTTTGAAATATGAAACTAAAGAACAAGCTCTGGCTGCTTTGGAGGCAATCAATGGAAAACACAAAATGGAG GGTTCAAGTGTTCCTTTAGTTGTCAAATGGGCTGATACTGAAAAGGAAAGACAAGCCCGAAGAGCTCAGAAAGCACAATCTCAAGCTTCTAATGTGGCACATGCTGACTCTCAGCATCCTTCCTTGTTTGGAGCCATGCCTATGGGCTACGTTCCCCCATATAATGGCTATGGTTATCAG GCTCCAGCAAGTTATGGGCTCATGCCGTACCGCATGCCGCCAATGCAGAATCAAGCTGGTTACCATAATATGATGCCTCACATGAATCAAGGAAATGCTTTGCGGCCTGATCTTGGCCCCAACATGAATCCTAGAAACTATCATGTGCCTCCTGCAAGTTATGTTGGTTCTTATCCTGCTGTGCCAGGTCTACAACCTCCAATGCCCTATCCTGCAGGTATGATTAGTCCAAGGCCTATGAATAGTCCTCCCGGTTCTGTTTCGCCTTCCGGTGGAAACGGTAACTCAGCTACATCTTCAGGGTCCAGCAAAAATTCAGGCGGTGGTCAGATTGAAG GACCACCTGGCGCAAATCTATTTATCTACCACATACCTCAAGAATTTGGAGATCAAGAGCTTGCTAATGCTTTTCAACCTTTTGGTAGAGTTTTAAGCGCTAAAGTTTTTGTTGACAAAGCAACCGGTGTCAGCAAATGTTTTG GGTTTGTAAGTTATGATTCCCCAGATCATGCTCAATCTGCAATTAGTATGATGAATGGATGCCAATTAGGAGGTAAGAAATTAAAGGTTCAGCATAAGAGGGACAACAAACCCGGTAAACCTtattga
- the LOC127129793 gene encoding uncharacterized protein LOC127129793 — MDMKDSHEFAKVPSHMLIEATGDSEDNCNDSTRDEFGYEVGSGDYDDDDAESCCHDNAAEFKVCESLNDDEDEEEEEEVKKSDVYVSSYCEDDDIQEHNNYKSYVSDDSSDHEFLDEMEKNRLFWEACLAS; from the coding sequence ATGGACATGAAAGATTCTCATGAATTTGCTAAGGTTCCTTCACACATGCTTATTGAAGCCACTGGTGATTCTGAAGATAATTGTAATGATTCAACAAGGGATGAATTTGGTTATGAAGTTGGAAGTGGtgattatgatgatgatgatgctgaaTCTTGTTGCCATGATAATGCTGCTGAATTCAAGGTATGTGAgtctttgaatgatgatgaagatgaagaagaagaagaagaagtgaaaaaaAGTGATGTTTATGTTTCTTCATATTGTGAAGATGATGATATTCAAGAACATAACAATTACAAGTCCTATGTTTCCGATGATTCTTCTGATCATGAGTTTTTAGATGAGATGGAAAAGAACAGGCTTTTCTGGGAAGCTTGTTTGGCATCTTGA
- the LOC127125460 gene encoding rho GTPase-activating protein 2: MRGPVMVSGGCGGGGVKGRRGGRDGAGGEEVSPAALMLAALKKSMVACSVESPDDVISAVHHPMEIGWPTNVKHVSHVTFDRFNGFLGLPLELEVHVPAPVPSASVSVFGVSAESMQCSYDSKGNSVPTILLLMQERLYSQGGLKAEGIFRINPENGEEEHLREQLNSGIVPNDIDVHCLAGLIKAWFRELPSGVLDGLSPEEVLECNTEEESVELVKELKPVESALLNWAIDLMADVVVEADYNKMDARNIAMVFAPNMTQMSDPLTALMHAVQVMNLLKTLILKTLRDREETSSTEEYSSMSSHSSDRQSEVDDYDSQQEMDTSGEFKRAKLDYDDHADYSHNIEEAAASNYNAESVISVTDTKTEDSCLSSSSRDDSTTTEGSNDETTSSPSTESKETNDVEMVNKCGDSVSSS, encoded by the exons ATGAGAGGACCAGTGATGGTGAGTGGTGGATGCGGTGGTGGTGGTGTGAAGGGAAGAAGAGGAGGACGTGACGGCGCCGGCGGCGAGGAAGTTTCGCCGGCGGCGTTAATGTTGGCTGCTTTGAAGAAATCAATGGTGGCTTGTAGTGTGGAGAGTCCTGACGATGTAATCTCGGCAGTTCATCATCCAATGGAGATTGGATGGCCTACCAACGTGAAACATGTTAGCCATGTCACGTTTGATAGGTTTAATGGTTTTTTAGGTCTTCCTCTTGAGCTTGAGGTTCATGTTCCTGCTCCTGTTCCTAGTGCTAG TGTTAGTGTGTTTGGTGTGTCAGCAGAATCAATGCAATGTTCTTATGATTCAAAAGGAAACAGTGTCCCCACTATTCTGCTACTGATGCAGGAAAGGTTATACTCACAGGGAGGACTGAAG GCTGAAGGAATATTTCGTATAAATCCGGAAAACGGTGAAGAGGAACATTTGAGGGAGCAATTGAATAGCGGCATTGTGCCGAATGATATTGATGTTCATTGTTTGGCTGGTTTGATAAAAGCATGGTTTAGGGAACTTCCTTCTGGAGTTTTAGATGGACTTTCTCCGGAGGAAGTTCTTGAATGCAACACTGAAGAAGAATCTGTTGAGCTTGTGAAGGAGCTGAAACCAGTTGAATCAGCTCTGCTTAATTGGGCTATTGATCTCATGGCTGATGTCGTAGTTGAAGCCGACTATAATAAAATGGATGCTAGAAATATTGCAATGGTTTTTGCTCCAAATATGACTCAG ATGTCTGATCCATTAACTGCTCTTATGCACGCGGTCCAAGTGATGAATTTACTTAAGACACTGATATTGAAGACACTTCGAGATCGCGAAGAGACATCATCAACCGAAGAATATTCATCCATGTCATCTCATTCATCAGACCGTCAATCAGAAGTAGATGACTATGACAGTCAACAAGAAATGGATACTAGTGGTGAATTCAAAAGAGCCAAATTAGATTATGATGATCATGCTGACTACAGCCACAACATTGAAGAGGCCGCTGCATCTAACTATAATGCGGAATCTGTTATATCAGTTACTGATACAAAAACGGAGGATTCTTGTTTGAGTTCCAGTTCTAGAGACGACTCGACAACAACGGAGGGATCGAACGATGAAACAACAAGTAGTCCATCGACAGAAAGTAAAGAAACCAACGATGTGGAGATGGTAAATAAATGCGGTGATTCTGTTTCATCTAGTTAA